Proteins encoded together in one bacterium window:
- a CDS encoding ATP-dependent Clp protease adaptor ClpS: protein MKKEQLAPLYHVVLFDDDDHSYAYVVEMMMNLFGLSPERGFEIAYEVDHIGQAIIKTCPYEEAVAAHAKVINYGPDPRMPNSRGSMGCTIERADGE from the coding sequence ATGAAGAAGGAGCAACTCGCTCCTCTCTATCACGTGGTGCTGTTTGACGACGATGACCATAGCTACGCCTATGTCGTCGAGATGATGATGAACCTCTTCGGACTGTCGCCGGAACGCGGCTTCGAGATCGCCTACGAGGTCGATCACATCGGCCAGGCAATCATCAAAACGTGCCCTTACGAAGAAGCCGTGGCCGCCCACGCCAAGGTCATCAACTACGGACCCGATCCGCGCATGCCCAACAGCCGCGGGTCCATGGGTTGCACGATCGAGCGGGCCGATGGCGAGTAG
- a CDS encoding glycosyltransferase family 2 protein encodes MTQQFSVLILTLNERKNIRPCLRNVLRFTDDVVVLDSGSIDGTQEMAQDVGARVFENPFVNFATQRNYGLRVCDLKHPWAFHLDADERLTPAVVDECRRRMAEDRHSGYFVPAKQVVFGRWLRHASCYPVYQMRFHKIGEVEFIQVGHGQREGKSQRGIAHFDEPYVHYPFSKGLSDWFARHNRYSTDEALEVVEKSDESIAELLRKVTSTDDLVRWRSLKRLSSRVPFPAAVSFLYLYLIRGGVLDRKAGLTYCWLQAMYQEMIRLKVAEIRQEQRASANNGCSGKSATASRPSKSPSPSP; translated from the coding sequence ATGACCCAGCAGTTCTCGGTTCTGATCTTGACCCTCAACGAGCGGAAAAATATCCGCCCGTGCCTTCGCAATGTGCTCCGGTTCACGGACGACGTTGTGGTGCTGGACAGTGGGAGCATCGATGGCACGCAGGAGATGGCGCAGGATGTGGGGGCGCGCGTTTTCGAGAACCCATTCGTCAATTTCGCCACTCAGCGCAATTATGGTCTGCGCGTGTGCGACCTGAAGCATCCGTGGGCGTTCCACCTGGACGCGGACGAGCGGCTGACTCCGGCGGTGGTGGACGAGTGCCGTCGTCGCATGGCAGAGGATCGCCACAGCGGGTATTTCGTTCCGGCGAAGCAGGTCGTCTTTGGACGGTGGCTGCGCCACGCGTCGTGCTACCCGGTTTACCAGATGCGTTTTCACAAGATCGGCGAGGTCGAATTCATCCAGGTCGGACACGGTCAGCGCGAAGGTAAGAGTCAGCGCGGGATCGCGCACTTCGACGAACCGTACGTGCATTATCCGTTTTCGAAGGGATTGTCGGACTGGTTCGCGCGGCACAATCGCTACAGCACGGACGAGGCGCTGGAAGTCGTCGAGAAGTCGGACGAGTCGATCGCGGAGTTGCTGCGCAAGGTGACGTCGACGGACGACCTGGTGCGATGGCGTTCGCTGAAGCGTCTGTCGAGCCGCGTGCCGTTTCCGGCGGCGGTTTCGTTTCTCTACCTGTACCTGATTCGCGGCGGTGTGCTGGATCGCAAGGCGGGACTGACGTACTGCTGGCTGCAGGCGATGTACCAGGAGATGATTCGTCTGAAGGTGGCGGAGATTCGTCAGGAACAGCGTGCGTCGGCCAACAATGGATGCAGCGGCAAGAGCGCTACGGCGTCGCGGCCGAGTAAATCGCCCAGCCCATCCCCATAA
- a CDS encoding glycosyltransferase encodes MRLNDQNIVCFSTADWDTLLPTNKHQLMRRLARRNRVLFIETLGTRAPCMASGTDLARIGRRLRRTFEGPSRRGKQLWTLSPLVRPGWGSLTARAANQIAFQAQVRNVRKQFPVPIVWVYSPYAVYLLDQFKPKLVVYHMVDDLAAVPGADEHAIREAEARLLARADCVFCTERSLYDRAAAVNPAARFMPNVADYRHFARPREVDDERLAKLRQLDGPRLVFSGHLAPHKVDLRILEHLARERPDWQLILIGPVWEGADENATLQRLRKMSNVHFLGHVPYRDLPAYLHAADLLLIPYVRNRATRAVFPLKFFEYCATGRPIVASPLPSLLPYHEAVRLAGRPSTWVRACEESLRADGELAEQRQVLARRHTWNVRLAEMDKEIARAMDL; translated from the coding sequence ATGCGTCTGAACGACCAGAACATCGTCTGCTTCTCCACCGCCGACTGGGACACGCTGCTGCCGACCAACAAGCACCAGCTGATGCGGCGCCTTGCCCGCAGGAACCGCGTTCTGTTTATCGAGACGCTCGGCACGCGCGCCCCCTGTATGGCATCCGGCACAGACCTCGCCCGAATCGGCCGTCGCCTGCGCCGCACGTTCGAAGGCCCGAGCCGCCGCGGAAAGCAGCTCTGGACGTTGTCGCCGCTCGTGCGCCCCGGCTGGGGCAGCCTCACCGCGCGCGCCGCGAACCAAATCGCCTTCCAGGCGCAAGTTCGCAACGTGCGAAAGCAATTCCCCGTGCCCATCGTGTGGGTCTACTCGCCCTACGCCGTGTATCTGCTCGATCAATTCAAGCCGAAGCTCGTCGTCTATCACATGGTCGATGATCTTGCCGCCGTCCCCGGCGCCGACGAACACGCCATTCGCGAAGCCGAAGCCCGCCTCCTCGCCCGCGCCGATTGCGTGTTCTGCACCGAGCGCAGCCTCTACGATCGCGCGGCCGCCGTAAACCCCGCGGCGCGCTTCATGCCCAACGTCGCCGACTACCGGCACTTCGCGCGCCCACGCGAAGTCGACGACGAACGCCTCGCGAAGCTCCGCCAACTCGATGGACCGCGCCTTGTCTTCAGCGGACACCTCGCGCCGCACAAAGTCGACCTGCGCATCCTCGAACACCTCGCGCGCGAACGCCCCGATTGGCAATTGATCCTGATCGGCCCGGTCTGGGAAGGAGCCGACGAGAACGCCACGCTGCAACGCCTGCGCAAAATGTCGAACGTCCACTTCCTCGGCCACGTGCCGTATCGCGATCTGCCGGCGTACCTGCACGCGGCGGACTTGCTCTTGATTCCCTACGTGCGCAACCGCGCAACGCGCGCCGTCTTCCCACTCAAGTTTTTCGAATACTGCGCAACCGGCCGCCCGATCGTCGCCTCGCCGCTACCGTCGCTTCTCCCCTACCACGAAGCCGTCCGTCTCGCCGGCCGCCCATCGACCTGGGTGCGTGCCTGCGAAGAATCGCTGCGCGCCGACGGCGAACTCGCCGAACAACGCCAAGTCCTCGCCCGCCGCCACACCTGGAACGTCCGCCTCGCCGAGATGGACAAAGAAATCGCCCGCGCGATGGATTTGTGA
- a CDS encoding WD40 repeat domain-containing protein, whose product MKTREIIRTAGTNVTLGMAAILMAVFGVMLLFSGEHFETISVSQYSLTDVEYSPDGKILAITGGAYSWKGRWISSSDLAIRLYDPTTGEFLRKMDGHTRFVRNCSFSPDGSRLLTVSRELLLWDPQTGELLLTIDPGERTILRGAFLADNRRIVTGARDGKVQIWDVETGELLNEFQAHQRAVTSLDSARSKDFFVTCTVGEILVWDANTCEKLDEFGINYVPVSIRVAENDRFVIVPNGPTIVSYNLESREEKLLFEREKFWVGNIAVSTDGTYLATTSTDGGLQIWERDGMKRRAQLPKNGSDCFGIAFSPDGSQLAAVGMAGELRLWDLKL is encoded by the coding sequence ATGAAGACGCGTGAAATCATCCGGACAGCAGGAACCAACGTCACGTTGGGAATGGCTGCCATTCTGATGGCGGTCTTTGGGGTGATGTTGCTTTTTTCCGGCGAGCACTTCGAGACGATCTCGGTCAGCCAGTATTCGTTGACCGACGTCGAGTACTCCCCGGACGGGAAGATCCTCGCGATCACGGGCGGGGCCTATTCGTGGAAGGGACGCTGGATTTCGAGCAGCGATCTGGCCATTCGGCTGTACGATCCGACCACCGGAGAGTTCCTTCGCAAGATGGACGGGCACACGCGGTTCGTGCGGAATTGCTCATTCTCGCCGGACGGGTCGCGGCTGCTGACGGTAAGCCGTGAGTTGTTGCTCTGGGATCCGCAGACGGGAGAACTCCTGCTGACGATCGATCCCGGTGAGCGAACGATTCTTCGTGGGGCATTCCTTGCAGACAATCGCCGAATTGTGACCGGTGCGCGAGACGGCAAGGTGCAAATTTGGGACGTGGAAACAGGCGAGCTGTTGAACGAATTCCAGGCCCATCAGCGCGCGGTCACATCGCTGGATTCTGCCCGTTCGAAGGACTTTTTTGTGACGTGTACCGTGGGCGAGATTCTCGTCTGGGATGCGAACACGTGCGAGAAGCTCGACGAGTTCGGTATCAACTATGTTCCCGTTTCGATTCGCGTTGCCGAGAACGATCGTTTTGTGATCGTTCCGAACGGACCGACGATCGTCAGTTACAATCTGGAATCGCGCGAGGAGAAGCTGCTCTTCGAACGCGAGAAATTCTGGGTCGGCAACATCGCGGTTTCCACCGATGGGACATACCTGGCCACGACGTCGACGGACGGCGGGTTGCAGATTTGGGAACGCGATGGAATGAAGCGTCGGGCCCAACTGCCGAAGAATGGCTCGGATTGTTTCGGTATTGCGTTCTCGCCGGACGGTTCGCAACTCGCAGCCGTTGGAATGGCAGGCGAACTGCGATTGTGGGATCTGAAGCTCTAG
- a CDS encoding SPFH domain-containing protein, whose product MFTFFIVHEKTAAVVERLGRFHRIAMPGWHWKSPLDRVAGRLSLRVQELNVHVETKTLDDVFVRLAVAVQYFVMPNKIKEAFYELSNPQMQIESYIYDEVRAQVPKMKLDDVFQNKEDIANAVKTGLEETMAQYGYDIVKALVNDIDPDANVKKAMNEINAAQRIRRAAEERGEAEKILRVKQAEAEARSAILRGQGIAGQRKAIVDGLRQSVEEFQKSVPGATPNDVMQLVVMTQYFDTLKEIGASSRSNAIMLPHSPGAVGELSQMIQQSIMMGNVASDHVAEADRSRPEPKKEPNPMEHDIAAQSVSDLGGYEPEDSAPPEGESDDLPYPRTTPPRRG is encoded by the coding sequence ATGTTTACGTTTTTTATCGTTCACGAGAAGACTGCGGCGGTGGTGGAGCGGCTCGGCCGGTTCCATCGAATCGCGATGCCGGGTTGGCATTGGAAGTCGCCGCTGGATCGCGTGGCGGGGCGGCTGAGTCTGCGCGTGCAGGAACTGAACGTCCACGTCGAGACGAAGACGCTCGATGACGTGTTTGTGCGCCTGGCGGTTGCCGTGCAGTACTTCGTGATGCCGAATAAGATCAAGGAGGCGTTCTACGAGCTCTCCAATCCGCAAATGCAGATCGAGTCCTACATCTACGACGAGGTTCGCGCCCAGGTTCCGAAGATGAAGTTGGACGATGTCTTTCAGAATAAGGAAGACATCGCGAACGCCGTGAAGACGGGCCTCGAGGAAACGATGGCACAGTACGGCTACGACATTGTGAAGGCGTTGGTGAACGACATCGATCCGGACGCGAATGTGAAGAAGGCGATGAACGAGATCAACGCCGCGCAACGCATTCGTCGCGCCGCGGAAGAACGCGGCGAAGCGGAGAAGATTCTGCGCGTGAAGCAGGCGGAAGCGGAAGCACGTTCGGCGATCCTGCGCGGTCAAGGTATCGCCGGCCAGCGCAAGGCGATCGTCGATGGTTTGCGCCAAAGCGTGGAGGAGTTTCAGAAGAGCGTTCCGGGCGCGACACCGAACGACGTGATGCAACTGGTCGTCATGACGCAGTACTTCGATACGCTGAAGGAGATCGGTGCGTCGTCGCGTTCGAATGCGATTATGTTGCCGCACTCGCCGGGCGCCGTCGGCGAATTGAGCCAGATGATTCAACAGAGCATCATGATGGGCAATGTTGCTTCGGATCATGTTGCAGAAGCGGACCGTTCACGGCCCGAACCGAAGAAAGAACCGAACCCGATGGAGCACGATATCGCGGCGCAAAGCGTTTCGGATCTCGGCGGATACGAGCCGGAAGACTCCGCACCGCCGGAGGGCGAATCGGACGATCTTCCATACCCGAGAACGACTCCGCCGCGGAGGGGTTAA
- a CDS encoding O-antigen ligase family protein has product MRSAGAIQPSLIRRPSLPGRLGLRWWWRGINLAELGLLALAVVYLLPFVSVLGPVANAAKLLRWPALAAVAAWLFLGHREAGASLGFPIAQRILFAWIGMAAISSFWSPTPNVSLMKVIALALTVATVHIAAVRSMVPLRWVRLMAWLALILTILTLPSAMLSESIAEEYYRTAGFIESGPNAVGAVGTMALALLLPFGVYYAARRNRLWTAAIVAAVLGVVFVLFATGSRSAAGAALGAVVVWGFSFPREHLRLLFKLSLALVAGLALLAMTDFVQTQAAYLTRERGLSIETFESRREIWREALESSQQRPLFGYGYGASGLTRDVSGVQYQAFTIRDGSGYFGLLESLGWTGMVLFSAFVLAMIGPFRRLSRLPADSLVRAGGLAACVCFAALVLNQVGEPWLLGPGSPMNLIFWLTSAAALVLASGAHPAVAGSSRSTGAMPPRLLARLRRNRELQHPASGGENA; this is encoded by the coding sequence ATGCGGTCTGCAGGTGCCATCCAGCCTTCCCTGATTCGCCGGCCTTCGCTGCCCGGGCGCCTGGGGCTGCGTTGGTGGTGGCGCGGGATCAACTTGGCCGAGTTGGGTCTTCTGGCGCTGGCGGTTGTGTACCTGCTGCCATTTGTTTCGGTATTGGGGCCGGTGGCGAATGCGGCGAAGTTGCTGCGCTGGCCGGCCTTGGCCGCGGTGGCCGCCTGGCTGTTTCTTGGACATCGTGAGGCGGGGGCGTCGCTGGGATTTCCGATCGCGCAGCGGATCCTCTTTGCCTGGATTGGAATGGCGGCGATTTCGTCATTCTGGTCGCCGACGCCGAACGTCTCGTTGATGAAGGTGATTGCGTTGGCGCTGACGGTTGCGACGGTTCACATCGCGGCGGTGCGGTCGATGGTTCCGTTGCGGTGGGTGCGACTGATGGCGTGGCTGGCACTGATCCTGACGATTTTGACGCTGCCATCGGCGATGCTCTCCGAATCGATCGCGGAAGAATATTACCGTACGGCGGGTTTCATCGAGTCGGGCCCGAACGCCGTGGGGGCCGTGGGCACGATGGCGCTGGCGCTGCTGTTGCCGTTCGGCGTGTACTACGCGGCGCGGCGAAATCGACTTTGGACGGCGGCCATCGTCGCGGCCGTGCTGGGCGTGGTGTTCGTGCTGTTCGCGACGGGATCGCGGTCGGCGGCTGGGGCGGCGCTGGGTGCGGTGGTTGTGTGGGGATTCAGCTTCCCGCGCGAGCACCTTCGCCTGCTCTTCAAGCTATCGCTGGCGCTCGTTGCGGGGCTGGCTTTGCTGGCCATGACGGACTTCGTCCAGACGCAGGCGGCGTATCTGACCCGCGAGCGCGGGTTGAGCATCGAGACGTTTGAATCGCGGCGCGAAATCTGGCGCGAGGCGCTGGAGTCTTCGCAGCAGCGTCCGCTGTTCGGATACGGCTACGGGGCGAGCGGTTTGACCCGGGACGTGTCCGGCGTGCAGTACCAGGCTTTCACGATTCGGGACGGCAGCGGGTATTTCGGCTTGCTGGAATCCCTGGGCTGGACTGGAATGGTCCTGTTCAGCGCGTTTGTCCTGGCCATGATTGGACCTTTCCGGCGGCTGTCGAGGTTGCCGGCGGATTCGCTGGTGCGGGCGGGCGGGCTGGCCGCTTGTGTGTGTTTCGCGGCGCTGGTGCTGAATCAAGTGGGCGAGCCCTGGCTCCTGGGACCGGGTTCGCCGATGAATCTGATCTTCTGGCTGACATCCGCCGCGGCCCTGGTGCTGGCTTCTGGAGCGCATCCTGCAGTGGCAGGAAGCTCCCGATCGACGGGCGCCATGCCGCCCCGATTGTTGGCTCGGCTGCGGCGCAATCGTGAACTCCAGCACCCCGCTTCCGGCGGAGAGAACGCATGA
- a CDS encoding glycosyltransferase yields the protein MRILHVVASISEVDGGPGMAALEMCRALEAAGHEPVLATTDFDGPSRRLDIPKGEVTRFRDVNVIAFAMVGSSERRKPAPELEQWLRREIATFDVLHVHGLFAKSTADATQIAREAGVPYVLATVGHAMKPNIALGRAVNWPKQIYLRTVERRAFQGAAAVLFTSQLEKDFSPIIPALRKGGVSQRTAIIPPCLPESAFQERPDREIHSPIRIGFMGRLHPIKGFESWLPLLGRLAEEGLAFELHLAGPPTPWSEKHLETIVKQCGLTKKTVFHPALEGDARWDYLADLDMFLLLSRLENFGLAAAEALACGTPVALAKLVGCSEWAVKKDVGTVLSVTADGAAGILGRVLRNRERLQQQSRNAVALAREYFSHQAVADSLSILYTACTSSDE from the coding sequence ATGCGAATCCTTCACGTAGTAGCCTCCATTTCGGAGGTGGACGGCGGGCCGGGCATGGCAGCGCTGGAGATGTGCCGCGCGCTCGAAGCCGCCGGTCATGAGCCTGTTCTGGCGACAACGGATTTCGATGGACCTTCGCGGCGGCTGGACATTCCGAAGGGCGAGGTGACGCGCTTTCGGGATGTGAATGTGATCGCCTTCGCGATGGTTGGGTCGTCCGAGCGGCGCAAGCCTGCGCCGGAGCTGGAGCAGTGGCTGCGTCGCGAGATCGCAACATTCGACGTCTTGCATGTGCACGGTTTGTTTGCAAAGTCGACCGCTGACGCGACGCAGATTGCGCGCGAGGCGGGCGTTCCATACGTGTTGGCAACGGTCGGGCATGCCATGAAGCCCAACATCGCGCTGGGGCGAGCGGTGAACTGGCCGAAGCAGATTTACCTGCGAACCGTGGAGCGCCGCGCGTTCCAGGGGGCCGCGGCGGTTCTGTTCACATCGCAGTTGGAGAAGGACTTCTCGCCGATCATCCCGGCGCTGCGGAAGGGGGGCGTCTCGCAGCGCACCGCAATCATCCCGCCTTGCCTGCCGGAATCGGCTTTTCAGGAGCGCCCTGATCGGGAGATCCACTCGCCGATACGCATCGGTTTCATGGGTCGGCTGCATCCGATCAAGGGTTTCGAGTCCTGGCTGCCGCTGCTGGGGCGTCTGGCGGAGGAAGGGCTGGCGTTCGAGCTTCACCTGGCCGGTCCGCCGACGCCGTGGTCCGAGAAACACCTGGAAACAATCGTCAAGCAATGTGGCTTGACCAAAAAGACGGTCTTTCACCCCGCATTGGAGGGCGATGCGCGCTGGGATTACCTGGCAGACTTGGATATGTTTCTGCTGCTCTCCCGGCTGGAGAATTTCGGCCTGGCCGCTGCGGAGGCTCTCGCGTGCGGGACGCCGGTGGCGCTGGCGAAGCTGGTCGGCTGCTCCGAATGGGCTGTGAAGAAGGATGTGGGCACGGTCCTGAGCGTGACGGCCGATGGCGCGGCCGGGATTCTGGGCCGGGTTCTGCGGAATCGCGAGCGCCTGCAGCAGCAGTCTCGGAACGCGGTGGCGCTGGCGCGCGAGTATTTCTCGCACCAAGCCGTTGCGGACAGTCTGAGCATACTGTACACCGCATGCACTTCTTCCGATGAGTAA
- a CDS encoding glycosyltransferase family 4 protein, producing the protein MSKSPRHLLFCVNHPSPHMADLFRALAAREDVELDVLFMAPDDPERDWGADAEGFSHRFAPLGATGTPKVNRSIRKVVGELCRPETTAILTLYTWPTTWMAARTLRAKGVPWFLMAEPPNAMTDQLAAALRAGLFRWVTRHAAGILAIGRRAMIEFEDLRVSRDRLHHVQYVMDTAAFAALPRPERRGPVRFLSVGQLIPRKGHDLLLRAFEQIGGDATLRIVGDGELRTGLEWLARDLGVADRVRIEAPVPFARRHEAFAEADVFVLATRNDGWGMVVAEAMAAGLPVITTPECGAGVELIAPGTGLVAKQDGLARAMVFYAQSPAEAHRQGLHARDHLAAVWTPERGAEMVLEATGVQEKAEE; encoded by the coding sequence ATGTCCAAATCGCCGCGCCATCTTCTGTTTTGCGTGAACCACCCGAGTCCCCACATGGCGGATCTGTTCCGTGCCTTGGCAGCCCGGGAGGACGTGGAACTGGATGTGTTGTTCATGGCTCCGGACGATCCCGAGCGGGACTGGGGGGCGGATGCGGAGGGTTTTTCGCACCGGTTTGCGCCGCTGGGCGCGACGGGCACTCCGAAGGTGAATCGATCGATTCGCAAGGTGGTGGGGGAGCTCTGCCGCCCGGAGACGACAGCGATCCTGACGCTCTACACCTGGCCGACGACGTGGATGGCGGCCAGGACGCTGAGGGCGAAAGGCGTGCCGTGGTTCCTGATGGCGGAGCCGCCGAACGCGATGACCGATCAGCTGGCGGCGGCTTTGCGGGCTGGGCTGTTCCGTTGGGTGACACGGCACGCGGCCGGAATTCTGGCAATCGGTCGCCGGGCGATGATCGAGTTCGAGGATTTGCGTGTTTCGCGCGATCGGCTGCATCACGTGCAGTACGTGATGGACACGGCGGCGTTTGCGGCCCTTCCACGGCCGGAGCGCCGCGGTCCGGTCCGGTTTCTGTCTGTCGGGCAGTTGATCCCGCGCAAGGGGCACGACCTGTTGCTGCGGGCATTCGAGCAGATCGGGGGAGACGCGACGCTCCGGATCGTGGGAGACGGCGAGTTGCGGACGGGGCTGGAGTGGTTGGCGAGGGATCTGGGCGTGGCGGATCGCGTCCGAATCGAAGCGCCCGTGCCGTTCGCGCGGCGGCATGAGGCTTTTGCCGAGGCGGATGTCTTCGTGCTAGCGACTCGAAACGATGGCTGGGGGATGGTTGTGGCGGAGGCGATGGCCGCCGGTTTGCCGGTGATTACGACTCCGGAATGCGGTGCGGGGGTCGAATTGATTGCTCCGGGAACCGGATTGGTTGCCAAGCAGGACGGCTTGGCAAGGGCGATGGTATTCTACGCCCAGAGTCCAGCCGAGGCGCACCGTCAGGGGCTGCACGCCCGAGACCATTTGGCGGCTGTCTGGACGCCGGAGCGGGGCGCGGAGATGGTGCTCGAAGCGACGGGCGTTCAGGAAAAGGCCGAGGAATAA